A DNA window from Loxodonta africana isolate mLoxAfr1 chromosome 7, mLoxAfr1.hap2, whole genome shotgun sequence contains the following coding sequences:
- the LOC135231809 gene encoding olfactory receptor 5AL1-like, which translates to MAKGNHSAVTEFILLGLTDNPDLQAILFSVFLVIYLVSVLGNLGLIVLIQISPQLHTPMYFFLKHLAFIDFSFTSSVTPNTLVNFLCEVKSITFYACATQVCCFITFGVCEFSLLSIMAYDRYVAICNPLLYVVLMPRKLCFQLVVITYVYAFTVALVQTVVTFCLSFCDSNMVNHFYCDDVPLVALACSDTQVKELMLLIIAGFNTLFSLLIVLISYGFIVLAILRIHSAEGGQKAFSTCVSHLTSITIFYGTIIFMYLRPKSSHSLITDKVASVFYVVVIPMLNPLIYSLRNQEIKNALRRIIEKLCLVIR; encoded by the coding sequence ATGGCCAAAGGCAACCATTCAGCTGTGACTGAGTTCATcctcttgggactcacagataACCCAGACCTTCAAGCCATTCTCTTTAGTGTCTTCCTAGTGATCTACTTAGTTAGTGTCCTGGGTAATCTTGGTTTGATTGTGCTAATCCAAATCAGTCCTCAGCTTCACacacccatgtatttttttctcaaacacctggcttttattgatttttcttttacttcatctgtcACCCCAAACACCTTAGTGAACTTTTTGTGTGAAGTGAAAAGTATAACGTTTTATGCATGTGCCACCCAGGTATGTTGCTTTATCACATTTGGAGTTTGCGAATTCTCCTTGCTTTCCATCATGGCATATGATCGGTATGTTGCCATCTGCAACCCTTTACTCTATGTCGTTCTCATGCCTAGAAAACTCTGTTTTCAACTCGTTGTTATTACGTATGTGTATGCTTTTACTGTGGCTCTTGTACAGACAGTGGTGACGttctgcttgtctttttgtgactctAATATGGTCAACCACTTCTACTGTGACGATGTTCCTTTGGTTGCTTTGGCCTGTTCTGACACCCAAGTCAAAGAGCTGATGTTGTTAATCATTGCTGGGTTCAATACACTTTTCTCTCTACTGATTGTGTTAATTTCCTATGGCTTCATTGTCTTAGCCATCCTTAGGATCCACTCTGCTGAAGGAGGACAGAAAGCCTTTTCCACCTGTGTGTCCCACCTGACCTCCATCACAATATTTTATGGGACCATCATTTTTATGTACCTACGACCCAAGTCAAGCCATTCTCTGATCACAGATAAAGTTGCTTCAGTGTTTTATGTGGTGGTTATTCCCATGCTAAACCCACTGATCTACAGcttgagaaaccaagaaataaaaaatgcacTGAGAAGAATTATAGAAAAGTTGTGTTTGGTTATCAGATAA